The following coding sequences lie in one Actinomyces capricornis genomic window:
- a CDS encoding S8 family serine peptidase, with translation MSTPLVRRLASLAAAALVTALVLPVAPASGDPASPTPPAAPTQPDSPLPQELVAHDGALPAPDPDARVRVIVTLAEQPESPSQAQETANLATQGDLITAWGQKHGLSVDSQFGYLINGFSAEIPASAIPALAAEPEVASVKRERVYYATEHTAREHHGVPAAYAAHGADGTGTVISIIDSGIDPSHPDLRLDDCGAAKISAINPEGGLFTCKVPNGYNYADESFEIRDLTSSQHGQHVAGIAAANGSQGTESEFETTGRVDGAAPNAQLLAMKVFSNKAGRSRTANDADIVAAIEDSVKLGADVINMSLGSTNGIPDASSGAYQAITRAREAGVLTVVAAGNEGQNYSPTGLDTDALGLLDDGTLNDPAAQAPALAVASLDNSTMTTAVGHLGEGASQTEFTYLLATGNIDDDAHRLVDVGLGSSGNYPEGEDLTGAYVLVERGEFAFAEKFRNAVDHGAAGILVFNSEVGSHTSMGGVQDFTILGVGLTRSDGLALRAALESNPDLTVRLTSTPRIAQSPEGVRHSAFSSWGTTPSLDFKPEISGIGGSVYSTVGANSYASNSGTSMAAPNIAGLGALMHQALSQRHPDMTPTERLDLSTALLMNTALIPTYDNGIPLLPRQVGAGLARVDEALASPVSATVEGRAAAALRQITGPTTFTVTLTNHSEADAVYTVPAQQVLTETNAAWRTTLPVVSSETLTASAESVTVPAGGTAEVAFTLTPQVDTNHFIEGWVRLRSAGEHPDLALPYLGFAGDWNAEPIIQEPGRPWADNTHRDVTALEGSLDRWLWDIGDLPTSVYMTYLAMSPNGDRYLDRVFPSMLLMRNADEVHYEILDASGATLVDLGTDENLSRLTGVDIARTPFRHPIVHTGRSFDGRIWDPAAGSYTTIPDGTYTYRISARLGDDFPWQTTDFPLRIDSTAPVITVLEQSKDSVRFSVTEEGSGLLGDPKVRTADGTGVQVTAVGDSTYRATFNPSTPFVHIKVEDLGLNTVSRYVVPGDPDHADIYLTLNHDLVTDSFVPDRAFPFVDMRGYVTGRAERLTVNGTEVPLSGQDFDFRLGIEDKPSELVLRAYAADGSLLKEQTVALTYDLEDPVIAVTGGDIANGELVVKNDGSATISGTVIDDRATAPELSLTIESDQVALAKDGSFTHTLTDIHPSTTRISLSARENKGSSILTLPIQGRQKPPEAPRTELSLDLACSTTIAEICTITRSSPNLSEDGSTVTLQGRLTPGDGASIELVRSSRAQDGTITANEPIAAPVGQDGAFSTPLPVSPGRNDYTLIARDAQGRAVIEQRLYLFLDTAAPSIDIAEPGLIGGTLYTNKDEVTFRGSISDDGWGHYLALNNAVASDIIRLENPGPQANTRTFEKILAVRDGDVIRVYSTDRAGNSLIGLIPVTVDKSAPSAGVDTVGNGEIIRDGRSLNAWAEDENLASMRVSLNGKVVEDKRTALTSEQMEVEDALQPPGDLDRGPAPGSQAEGVQSGEQSAAGEAAQDGQEAPAAQDAPADPATTETTEAEGSQPSEPSIDAYGSRTTTTQTRLEAAVETADLTAGHYTLTVESTDLAGNTTTEIRCFVVDDAAVITGPDTVQLTVAPGDLGDQEAVAAKVLALYSVTDDGAAGTPGDTSLSLLPGTVLVDGTNTVRIVATDAAGYQVSRSVEVTITISAPGGGSGGSDGTGTPSAPGTPAPGTDSTGSTAGAGSAAGQDGAGDAQAPRAPAQPGERPVDPLPAGTVDDVRSRWEAASQGTSHVKSARAEGALPATGSGALGLMLLSLMALTAGGVVIRLRRRRG, from the coding sequence GTGTCCACTCCCCTGGTCAGGCGGCTCGCCTCCCTAGCGGCCGCAGCTCTCGTCACCGCGCTGGTCCTGCCAGTGGCCCCAGCCTCGGGCGATCCAGCCTCCCCCACTCCTCCTGCGGCGCCGACACAACCCGACTCCCCGCTCCCGCAGGAGCTGGTGGCCCATGACGGCGCACTCCCGGCACCGGACCCCGATGCGCGGGTTCGGGTCATCGTCACCCTGGCCGAGCAGCCAGAGTCGCCCTCCCAGGCCCAGGAGACCGCCAACCTGGCTACCCAGGGAGACCTCATCACCGCCTGGGGCCAGAAGCACGGGCTGAGCGTGGACAGCCAGTTCGGCTACCTCATCAACGGCTTCAGCGCCGAGATCCCGGCCTCCGCCATTCCGGCCCTGGCCGCCGAGCCCGAGGTCGCCTCGGTCAAGCGCGAGCGCGTCTACTACGCCACCGAGCACACGGCGCGCGAGCACCACGGCGTCCCTGCGGCCTACGCCGCCCACGGGGCGGACGGCACCGGAACCGTCATCTCGATCATCGACTCAGGTATCGACCCCTCCCACCCGGACCTGCGGCTGGATGACTGCGGGGCGGCCAAGATCAGCGCCATCAACCCCGAGGGCGGCCTGTTCACCTGCAAGGTCCCCAACGGATACAACTACGCTGACGAGAGCTTCGAGATCAGGGACCTGACCTCCTCCCAGCACGGCCAGCACGTGGCGGGGATCGCGGCGGCCAACGGCTCACAGGGCACCGAGTCCGAGTTCGAGACCACCGGGCGGGTCGACGGCGCCGCACCGAATGCCCAGCTGCTGGCGATGAAGGTCTTCTCCAACAAGGCCGGCCGCTCCCGCACCGCCAACGACGCCGATATCGTGGCCGCCATCGAGGACTCGGTGAAGCTCGGCGCGGATGTCATCAACATGTCCCTGGGCTCGACCAACGGCATCCCTGATGCCTCCAGCGGCGCCTACCAGGCCATCACCCGGGCACGCGAGGCCGGGGTCCTCACTGTGGTGGCTGCCGGCAATGAGGGCCAGAACTACTCTCCCACCGGACTCGACACCGATGCCCTGGGACTACTGGACGATGGAACTCTGAACGACCCGGCGGCCCAGGCCCCCGCCCTGGCGGTGGCCTCCCTCGACAACAGCACCATGACCACCGCGGTGGGCCACCTGGGCGAGGGCGCCTCCCAGACCGAGTTCACCTACCTCTTGGCCACAGGCAACATCGACGACGACGCCCACCGGCTGGTGGACGTGGGCCTGGGAAGCTCCGGGAACTACCCGGAGGGAGAGGATCTGACCGGCGCCTACGTCCTGGTCGAGCGAGGCGAGTTCGCCTTCGCCGAGAAGTTCCGCAATGCCGTCGACCATGGCGCTGCGGGTATTCTCGTATTCAACTCCGAAGTGGGATCACACACCTCGATGGGCGGCGTCCAGGACTTCACGATCCTCGGTGTCGGATTGACGCGCTCCGACGGGCTGGCCCTGCGTGCGGCACTGGAGAGCAACCCCGATCTCACCGTGCGCCTGACCTCAACGCCCCGGATCGCGCAGTCGCCCGAAGGCGTGAGGCACTCCGCCTTCTCCTCCTGGGGGACCACCCCGAGCCTGGACTTCAAACCGGAGATCTCCGGTATCGGAGGCTCGGTGTACTCCACGGTGGGAGCGAACTCCTACGCCTCCAACTCGGGAACCTCCATGGCGGCGCCCAACATCGCGGGTCTGGGGGCCCTCATGCACCAGGCACTGTCCCAGCGCCATCCCGATATGACCCCCACCGAGCGGCTCGATCTGTCCACTGCCCTGCTGATGAACACCGCCCTGATCCCCACCTACGACAATGGAATCCCCTTACTGCCCCGCCAGGTGGGGGCGGGGCTGGCTCGGGTCGACGAGGCCCTGGCCTCCCCGGTGAGCGCAACCGTGGAGGGCCGAGCCGCTGCGGCGCTGCGGCAGATCACCGGCCCCACCACCTTCACCGTGACTCTGACTAACCACAGCGAGGCCGATGCCGTCTACACCGTGCCCGCCCAGCAGGTCCTCACCGAGACCAATGCCGCCTGGCGGACCACGCTGCCAGTGGTCTCCTCCGAGACGCTGACGGCCTCCGCGGAGTCGGTCACCGTCCCCGCTGGAGGCACTGCTGAGGTGGCTTTCACCCTGACGCCTCAAGTCGACACCAATCACTTCATCGAGGGCTGGGTGCGCCTACGGTCAGCCGGTGAACACCCCGACCTGGCATTGCCCTACCTGGGCTTCGCCGGGGACTGGAACGCCGAGCCCATCATCCAGGAGCCGGGCCGGCCCTGGGCCGACAACACTCACAGGGACGTCACGGCTCTCGAGGGCAGCCTGGATCGGTGGCTGTGGGACATCGGCGATCTCCCCACATCCGTGTACATGACGTACCTGGCCATGTCGCCCAACGGCGATAGGTACCTGGACCGGGTGTTCCCCTCGATGCTGCTCATGCGCAACGCCGACGAGGTCCACTACGAGATCCTCGACGCCTCGGGCGCCACCCTCGTCGATCTCGGCACGGATGAGAATCTCTCCCGCCTTACTGGAGTGGATATCGCACGGACCCCGTTCCGGCACCCTATCGTCCACACTGGCCGCTCCTTCGATGGGCGCATCTGGGATCCCGCCGCCGGCAGCTACACGACGATCCCGGACGGCACCTACACCTACCGCATCTCAGCCCGCCTGGGGGATGATTTCCCCTGGCAGACCACTGATTTCCCCCTGAGGATCGATTCCACCGCCCCGGTCATCACTGTCCTCGAGCAGTCCAAGGACTCGGTGCGCTTCTCCGTCACCGAGGAGGGCAGCGGCCTGTTGGGCGATCCTAAAGTACGCACAGCAGATGGCACAGGCGTCCAGGTCACAGCGGTGGGCGACAGCACCTACCGCGCCACCTTCAACCCCAGCACGCCCTTCGTGCACATCAAGGTCGAGGACCTGGGCCTGAATACCGTCAGCAGGTATGTCGTCCCCGGCGATCCCGATCATGCGGACATCTACCTCACACTCAATCATGACCTCGTCACCGATTCATTCGTCCCCGATCGGGCCTTCCCCTTCGTCGACATGAGGGGCTACGTCACCGGGAGGGCCGAGCGCCTGACGGTCAACGGCACCGAGGTCCCACTGTCGGGACAGGACTTCGACTTCCGCCTCGGGATCGAGGACAAGCCCTCCGAACTCGTACTGCGCGCCTACGCAGCGGACGGGTCGCTACTCAAGGAGCAGACCGTCGCGCTGACCTACGACCTGGAGGACCCCGTCATCGCCGTCACCGGCGGGGATATCGCCAACGGTGAGCTCGTGGTCAAGAATGATGGCTCAGCCACCATCTCCGGGACCGTCATCGACGATCGCGCCACCGCCCCCGAGCTGTCGCTGACAATCGAAAGCGATCAGGTGGCACTGGCGAAGGACGGCAGTTTCACCCATACCCTCACCGATATCCATCCCTCGACGACGCGCATCAGCCTGAGTGCGCGGGAGAACAAGGGGTCGAGCATTCTCACGCTGCCGATCCAAGGCAGACAGAAGCCCCCGGAGGCACCGAGAACTGAGCTGTCCCTCGATCTCGCCTGCTCCACAACCATCGCTGAGATCTGCACCATTACCAGGAGCAGCCCGAACCTGAGCGAGGACGGATCCACCGTCACACTGCAGGGCCGCCTCACACCCGGGGATGGGGCGAGCATCGAGCTCGTCCGCAGCTCACGAGCCCAGGACGGAACTATCACGGCCAACGAGCCGATCGCCGCTCCGGTCGGCCAGGACGGGGCGTTCAGCACACCCCTGCCGGTATCCCCAGGCAGAAACGACTACACGCTCATCGCGCGCGATGCGCAGGGTCGGGCCGTCATCGAGCAGAGACTCTACCTCTTCCTCGACACCGCTGCGCCCTCCATCGATATCGCGGAGCCCGGCCTGATTGGTGGAACCCTGTACACGAATAAGGACGAGGTCACCTTCCGCGGCTCGATCTCTGATGACGGCTGGGGGCATTACCTGGCACTCAACAATGCGGTGGCCAGCGATATCATCCGCCTGGAGAACCCAGGCCCCCAGGCCAACACGAGGACGTTCGAGAAGATCCTCGCCGTACGCGACGGCGATGTCATCCGCGTGTACTCCACGGACAGGGCCGGAAACTCCCTCATCGGCCTCATCCCCGTCACCGTAGACAAGTCCGCCCCCTCGGCGGGAGTGGACACGGTCGGCAACGGCGAGATCATCCGCGACGGCCGCTCCCTGAATGCCTGGGCCGAGGACGAGAACCTGGCCTCGATGAGGGTCAGCCTCAATGGCAAGGTCGTTGAGGACAAGCGCACCGCCCTGACCTCGGAGCAGATGGAGGTGGAGGACGCCCTCCAGCCCCCCGGGGACCTGGATCGGGGGCCGGCCCCGGGCTCCCAGGCCGAGGGCGTCCAGAGCGGCGAGCAGTCCGCCGCCGGAGAGGCGGCCCAGGACGGTCAGGAGGCGCCCGCAGCCCAGGACGCGCCGGCCGACCCCGCCACCACGGAGACCACGGAGGCGGAGGGCTCGCAGCCCTCAGAGCCCAGCATCGACGCCTACGGCAGCCGGACCACCACCACGCAGACCCGCCTGGAGGCCGCCGTCGAGACCGCCGACCTCACCGCGGGCCATTACACCCTGACGGTGGAGAGCACCGACCTGGCCGGGAACACCACCACCGAGATCCGCTGCTTCGTCGTCGACGATGCCGCTGTCATCACGGGCCCCGACACCGTCCAGCTCACGGTGGCGCCCGGAGACCTGGGCGATCAGGAGGCGGTCGCCGCCAAGGTGCTGGCGCTGTACTCGGTCACCGACGACGGCGCCGCCGGCACCCCGGGGGACACCTCCCTGTCCCTCCTGCCCGGCACGGTGCTGGTCGACGGCACCAACACGGTCCGCATCGTGGCCACGGACGCCGCGGGCTACCAGGTCAGCCGCTCGGTGGAGGTCACCATCACCATCAGCGCCCCCGGCGGCGGCTCCGGCGGATCCGATGGCACCGGGACCCCCAGCGCCCCTGGCACCCCGGCACCCGGCACCGACAGCACCGGCAGCACCGCGGGCGCAGGCAGTGCGGCAGGCCAGGACGGCGCCGGGGACGCCCAGGCGCCCCGGGCGCCCGCCCAGCCGGGCGAGCGCCCGGTCGATCCCCTGCCCGCGGGCACGGTCGACGACGTGCGCAGCCGGTGGGAGGCGGCCTCGCAGGGCACCAGCCACGTGAAGTCCGCGCGGGCCGAGGGCGCACTGCCCGCCACCGGCAGCGGGGCGCTGGGGCTCATGCTCCTGAGCCTCATGGCCCTGACGGCCGGAGGCGTGGTGATCCGGCTGCGCCGTCGTCGGGGCTGA
- a CDS encoding MalY/PatB family protein yields the protein MHPYDDAAQATPPAPHHPSTPPRPAPAVSDFDLVRERRGTSSLKWDFAAQRGRPRDALPLWVADMDHATPPAVTSALLWRTRHGIFGYSEPDDDYHEALTGWLARRYHWRVEASWNTVTPGVVPALALAVRACTGPGQAVIIEEPVYYPFREVVEDNGRQVVAVPLVRGPEGRYHRDLAALEDAIVSSGARLLLLCNPHNPVGRVWERQELEALARVTARHGVVVVSDEIHADLALPGHATTPLASLDEATAARTITCTSPSKAFNLAGLQVANILIPDARLRAAFRRELGAVGYSQPNALGLVACRAAYTGGQEWLDDLREHIAAAHRHVVARLERIPGVEATPCEGTYLAWLDCSGLLQATALAAEELDGFLLHEAGLWLDDGRIFGAGGQGFTRLNVACPRATLDEALDRLEAAVAALRARTAHLALSA from the coding sequence ATGCACCCCTACGACGACGCCGCCCAGGCGACCCCGCCAGCACCGCACCACCCGAGCACGCCGCCGCGCCCAGCACCAGCGGTCTCCGACTTCGACCTCGTCCGCGAGCGCCGAGGCACCTCCAGCCTCAAGTGGGACTTCGCGGCCCAGCGGGGCCGCCCCCGCGACGCCCTGCCCCTATGGGTGGCGGATATGGACCACGCCACCCCACCGGCGGTCACCAGCGCCCTGCTGTGGCGCACCCGCCACGGCATCTTCGGCTACTCCGAGCCCGACGACGACTACCACGAGGCCCTCACCGGCTGGCTGGCCCGCCGCTACCACTGGCGGGTGGAGGCCTCCTGGAACACGGTCACCCCCGGGGTGGTGCCCGCCCTGGCCCTGGCGGTGCGGGCCTGCACCGGCCCCGGCCAGGCCGTCATCATCGAGGAGCCCGTCTACTACCCCTTCCGGGAGGTGGTGGAGGACAACGGCCGCCAGGTGGTGGCCGTGCCCCTCGTGCGGGGCCCCGAGGGGCGCTACCACCGCGACCTGGCGGCCCTGGAGGATGCGATCGTCTCCAGTGGGGCGCGCCTGCTGCTCCTGTGCAACCCGCACAATCCGGTGGGCCGGGTGTGGGAGCGCCAGGAGCTGGAGGCGCTGGCGCGGGTGACCGCCCGCCACGGCGTCGTGGTCGTCTCCGATGAGATCCACGCCGACCTGGCCCTGCCCGGCCACGCCACCACGCCCCTGGCCAGCCTGGATGAGGCGACGGCGGCGCGCACGATCACCTGCACCTCGCCGTCGAAGGCCTTCAACCTGGCGGGGCTGCAGGTGGCCAACATCCTCATCCCCGATGCGCGCCTGCGGGCCGCCTTCCGGCGGGAGCTGGGCGCGGTGGGCTACTCCCAGCCCAATGCCCTGGGGCTGGTGGCCTGCCGGGCGGCCTACACCGGGGGCCAGGAGTGGCTCGATGACCTGCGCGAGCACATCGCGGCGGCCCACCGGCACGTGGTGGCGCGCTTGGAGCGGATCCCGGGGGTGGAGGCCACTCCCTGTGAGGGGACCTACCTGGCCTGGCTGGACTGCTCGGGGCTGCTTCAGGCCACCGCTCTGGCCGCGGAGGAGCTCGACGGGTTCCTGCTGCATGAGGCGGGCCTGTGGCTCGACGACGGCCGCATCTTCGGCGCCGGCGGGCAGGGCTTCACCCGTCTCAATGTCGCCTGCCCGCGCGCCACCCTCGATGAGGCCCTCGACCGACTGGAGGCCGCAGTCGCCGCCCTGCGCGCCCGCACCGCCCACCTGGCCCTGTCCGCCTGA
- a CDS encoding PLP-dependent transferase: MTKRTEPIESTEPPGRRTSACSSGAADPAGPAAPSGPDRSFPVHHHPTYRGAEGLHLETLLVRAGTGTDPTTGAITTPIHLSTAYGHPGLGRSTGYDYTRTANPTRDILQDALAQLEGGTAGFALASGMAALELTVLTLAPHGSRIVALQDLYGGSFRYLEVLHEEGAYQVDFVTGIEGLRAALASPAALVVIETPTNPMMVEIPVPEAARLAHAAGARLVVDSTFCTPVIQRPLELGADAVLHSGTKYLGGHNDVMAGVVVVADEGLAARLNYRLNTTGATLGPFDCFLLLRGLKTLALRMERHQANARAVVDFLRSSGHVTRVLYPGYSGMVSFDLAPGVDIGRFLEQVRVFTFAESLGGVESLVTCPAVQTHADVPPELRASYGLTDRLLRLSVGIEHAQDLVEDLARALEAASTGT, encoded by the coding sequence ATGACCAAGCGCACTGAGCCCATCGAGTCCACCGAGCCCCCTGGGCGACGGACGAGCGCCTGCTCCTCGGGGGCCGCCGACCCCGCGGGGCCCGCAGCCCCGTCGGGCCCCGACCGCTCCTTCCCCGTCCACCACCACCCCACGTACCGGGGCGCCGAGGGGCTCCACCTCGAGACGCTCCTGGTGCGCGCGGGCACCGGCACGGACCCGACGACGGGGGCGATCACCACCCCCATCCACCTGTCCACCGCCTACGGGCACCCGGGCCTGGGGCGGTCCACGGGGTACGACTACACGCGCACCGCCAATCCCACACGCGACATCCTCCAGGACGCCCTGGCCCAGCTGGAGGGCGGGACGGCGGGCTTCGCCCTGGCCTCGGGGATGGCGGCCCTGGAGCTGACGGTACTGACCCTGGCGCCCCACGGCAGCCGGATCGTGGCCCTCCAGGACCTCTACGGGGGCTCCTTCCGCTACCTGGAGGTGCTCCATGAGGAGGGCGCCTACCAGGTCGACTTCGTCACCGGGATCGAGGGGCTGCGCGCAGCCCTGGCCTCGCCGGCCGCCCTGGTGGTCATCGAGACCCCCACCAACCCGATGATGGTGGAGATCCCCGTGCCCGAGGCCGCCCGCCTGGCCCATGCGGCCGGGGCGCGGCTGGTGGTGGACTCCACCTTCTGCACGCCGGTGATCCAGCGGCCCCTGGAGCTGGGGGCCGACGCCGTGCTGCACTCGGGCACCAAGTACCTGGGCGGGCACAACGACGTCATGGCCGGGGTGGTGGTGGTCGCCGATGAGGGCCTGGCGGCCCGTCTCAACTACCGGCTCAACACCACGGGGGCGACCCTGGGCCCCTTCGACTGCTTCCTGCTGCTGCGGGGCCTGAAGACCCTGGCCCTGCGCATGGAGCGCCACCAGGCCAATGCCCGGGCCGTGGTGGACTTCCTGCGGAGCAGTGGGCATGTGACGCGGGTGCTCTACCCCGGCTACTCGGGCATGGTGAGCTTCGACCTGGCGCCCGGGGTGGATATCGGGCGCTTCCTCGAGCAGGTGCGGGTCTTCACCTTCGCCGAGTCCCTGGGGGGCGTGGAGTCCCTGGTGACGTGTCCCGCCGTCCAGACCCATGCCGATGTGCCGCCCGAGCTGAGGGCCTCCTATGGGCTGACCGACCGCCTGCTGCGCCTGAGCGTGGGCATCGAGCATGCCCAGGACCTGGTGGAGGACCTGGCCCGGGCCCTGGAGGCGGCGTCGACCGGCACCTGA
- a CDS encoding shikimate 5-dehydrogenase — translation MRDITKDTQLCISLSARPTNIGTRFHNHLYEVLGLDFVYKAFTTTDITAAIAGVRGLGIRGCGVSMPWKEEVIALVDEMTPSASAIESVNTIVNDEGRLVAYNTDVIAIRSLLDTHAVPRTSCAVLGSGGMAKASVAALKDAGFGPGTVVARNATTGPALAQHYGWSWVATPEELAEDAPALLLNATPVGMAGGPAEHDLPVGRDLLEAVGTVVDVVAFPSETPLLRAARAAGKPTISGAEVIALQAAEQFALYTGVRPTPEQVAEASRLSRA, via the coding sequence GTGCGAGACATCACCAAGGACACGCAGCTGTGCATCTCCCTGTCGGCCCGCCCCACGAACATCGGCACTCGATTCCACAACCACCTCTATGAGGTCCTCGGCCTCGACTTCGTCTACAAGGCCTTCACCACCACCGACATCACCGCGGCCATCGCGGGCGTGCGGGGCCTGGGCATCCGGGGATGCGGCGTCTCCATGCCCTGGAAGGAGGAGGTCATCGCCCTGGTCGATGAGATGACCCCCTCGGCCAGCGCCATCGAGTCGGTCAACACCATCGTCAACGACGAGGGCCGCCTAGTGGCCTACAACACCGACGTCATCGCCATCCGCAGCCTGCTGGACACCCACGCGGTCCCGCGCACCTCCTGCGCCGTGCTCGGCTCGGGCGGCATGGCCAAGGCCAGCGTGGCCGCCCTCAAGGACGCCGGCTTCGGCCCCGGCACCGTGGTGGCGCGCAACGCCACCACCGGCCCCGCCCTGGCCCAGCACTACGGATGGTCCTGGGTCGCCACCCCCGAGGAGCTGGCCGAGGACGCCCCCGCGCTCCTGCTCAACGCCACCCCCGTGGGGATGGCCGGGGGTCCCGCCGAGCATGACCTGCCCGTGGGCCGGGACCTCCTGGAGGCCGTGGGCACCGTCGTCGACGTCGTCGCCTTCCCCTCCGAGACGCCGCTGCTGCGGGCCGCCCGCGCGGCGGGCAAGCCGACCATCAGCGGGGCGGAGGTCATCGCCCTCCAGGCCGCCGAGCAGTTCGCCCTGTACACGGGTGTGCGGCCCACCCCCGAGCAGGTCGCCGAGGCCTCCCGCCTCTCACGGGCCTGA
- a CDS encoding sensor histidine kinase: protein MTWWMVAAAIACPALAGSLVALSRTRRALQRTRGELHRLRAFHEERTRRPSVLSHELRTPLTVVRGSAELLLDETAGPLNPDQRRFVQTIAENSNQVIDMASDLLAEASLESDLFNLHLEWTEMRRLVRECVAQLRRVHTAPIRLDNHGAPLRIQVDPRLMGQAVTNLVNNAARHAGQGVSILVRVTESEETVSVSVSDDGTGMSEEDRALLFTPFATGGSRRPGTGLGMMITQRIVELHGGTVLVDTISRRGTTIYLTLPRTWREPDREGASTSE, encoded by the coding sequence ATGACATGGTGGATGGTGGCGGCCGCCATCGCCTGCCCGGCGTTGGCCGGCAGCCTGGTCGCCCTGAGCCGCACCCGACGCGCCCTCCAGCGCACCCGCGGGGAGCTGCACCGACTGCGGGCCTTCCATGAGGAGCGGACACGGCGCCCCAGCGTCCTGTCCCACGAGCTGCGCACACCGCTGACCGTCGTGCGCGGCTCGGCCGAGCTGCTCCTCGATGAGACCGCCGGCCCCCTCAACCCCGACCAGCGCCGCTTCGTCCAGACGATCGCGGAGAACTCCAACCAGGTCATCGACATGGCCTCGGACCTGCTGGCCGAGGCCAGCCTGGAGTCCGACCTGTTCAACCTCCACCTGGAGTGGACCGAGATGCGCCGGCTCGTGCGCGAGTGCGTCGCCCAGCTGCGCCGGGTCCACACCGCGCCCATCCGCCTGGACAACCACGGGGCGCCGCTGCGCATCCAGGTCGATCCCCGCCTCATGGGCCAGGCCGTGACCAACCTGGTCAACAATGCCGCCCGGCACGCCGGCCAGGGCGTGTCCATCCTCGTGCGCGTCACCGAGTCGGAGGAGACCGTCTCGGTATCGGTCTCCGACGACGGGACGGGGATGAGCGAGGAGGACCGGGCCCTGCTGTTCACGCCCTTCGCCACCGGGGGCTCCCGACGCCCGGGCACGGGCCTGGGCATGATGATCACCCAGCGCATCGTCGAGCTGCATGGCGGCACAGTGCTGGTCGATACCATCTCCCGCAGGGGGACCACCATCTACCTCACCCTCCCGCGCACCTGGCGGGAGCCTGATCGCGAGGGGGCGAGCACCAGTGAATGA
- a CDS encoding response regulator transcription factor, producing MNDTGQPAGAPRVLVVDDEPQILMIMRFALETAGFDVVTAADGAQAWSAFKQSSFDLVVLDLMIPAVSGVAVAERIRAVSEVPIMMITALSEEPDRIRGLEAGADDYLTKPFSPRELTLRAQALVRRWRGGRPAVLVNGELSIDTATHRVHLRGRALDMPDTEARFLEVLARSAGQVVTYRDLLNQVWGTQDRAGGKDMIKTTAYRARRTLGPDGQDYIHSVRGSGYLMPRLDAPQ from the coding sequence GTGAATGACACCGGCCAGCCGGCAGGGGCGCCGCGAGTGCTCGTGGTCGACGACGAGCCTCAGATCCTCATGATCATGCGCTTCGCCCTGGAGACGGCGGGATTCGACGTCGTCACGGCCGCCGACGGCGCCCAGGCGTGGTCGGCCTTCAAGCAGAGCAGCTTCGACCTGGTGGTCCTGGACCTCATGATCCCCGCCGTCTCCGGGGTGGCCGTGGCCGAGCGGATCCGCGCGGTCTCGGAGGTCCCCATCATGATGATCACGGCCCTGTCCGAGGAGCCCGACCGCATCCGCGGCCTGGAGGCGGGGGCCGACGACTACCTCACCAAGCCCTTCAGCCCGCGCGAGCTGACGCTGCGGGCCCAGGCCCTGGTGCGCCGGTGGCGGGGCGGCAGGCCCGCCGTCCTGGTCAACGGGGAGCTGAGCATCGACACGGCCACCCACCGGGTGCACCTGCGCGGCAGGGCCCTGGACATGCCGGATACCGAGGCGCGCTTCCTGGAGGTCCTGGCCCGCAGTGCCGGGCAGGTGGTCACCTACCGCGACCTGCTCAACCAGGTGTGGGGCACCCAGGACCGCGCCGGCGGGAAGGACATGATCAAGACCACGGCCTACCGGGCGCGGCGCACCCTGGGCCCGGACGGTCAGGACTACATCCACTCGGTGCGGGGCTCGGGCTACCTCATGCCCCGCCTGGATGCGCCGCAGTGA